One segment of Pontibacter akesuensis DNA contains the following:
- a CDS encoding RBBP9/YdeN family alpha/beta hydrolase, whose translation MQHSTVILVPGLGDSGPQHWQTLWQQQYPQFKRVQQRDWEAPDRQEWVATLHAAVQENEPGQVVLVAHSLACVAVAFWAQQYKQKIKGALLVAPADTEQASFPEGSTGFAPIPMERLPFPSILITSNNDPYIKPIRAQELAEAWGCRYVNIGMAGHINSASGFGPFEQGLELLKGMAGPLQSSSGHG comes from the coding sequence ATGCAACACAGTACCGTTATACTTGTACCCGGTTTAGGAGACTCTGGTCCGCAACACTGGCAGACCCTCTGGCAGCAGCAGTATCCGCAATTCAAACGTGTGCAGCAACGAGATTGGGAAGCACCGGACCGGCAGGAGTGGGTAGCGACGCTACATGCTGCTGTGCAGGAAAACGAGCCGGGGCAGGTGGTGCTGGTGGCGCATAGCCTGGCTTGTGTCGCCGTGGCTTTCTGGGCGCAGCAGTATAAGCAAAAGATCAAAGGTGCCTTATTGGTTGCACCCGCAGACACAGAACAAGCTTCTTTTCCGGAGGGCAGCACGGGCTTTGCGCCTATTCCGATGGAGCGGTTGCCTTTCCCGAGCATCCTTATCACCAGCAACAACGACCCCTACATTAAACCGATACGGGCACAGGAATTAGCCGAGGCATGGGGCTGTCGCTACGTGAATATCGGGATGGCCGGGCATATTAACAGCGCCTCCGGCTTTGGGCCGTTTGAGCAAGGACTGGAATTGTTAAAAGGTATGGCCGGGCCGTTGCAGTCTAGCTCAGGGCATGGCTGA
- a CDS encoding GNAT family N-acetyltransferase, which yields MKTDPLALQLPVAQDLYLRKASPADATALYDIIDRDREYLREWLPFIDFSQSAADTEAFLTYVSTNKSELVFNIVHEEKVAGLIGLKGIDTLNKKLEIGYWLAQDKQGKDIMRRCCHTLLRFVFEKLQMNRVELRVGVGNMRSSRIPEKLGFTFEGIQRQGELLNGSFHDLQVYSLLRSEFKR from the coding sequence ATGAAAACTGATCCATTAGCACTGCAACTACCCGTTGCCCAGGATTTATACTTGCGCAAAGCTTCTCCTGCCGATGCCACAGCACTTTATGATATCATTGACCGCGACAGAGAATACCTGCGTGAGTGGCTCCCTTTCATTGATTTCAGCCAGTCGGCAGCGGATACAGAGGCTTTTCTCACCTACGTATCAACTAACAAGTCTGAACTGGTCTTCAACATTGTACATGAGGAGAAGGTGGCCGGGCTGATCGGGTTGAAAGGCATTGATACCCTGAACAAGAAGCTGGAGATTGGCTATTGGCTGGCGCAGGACAAGCAAGGCAAGGACATTATGCGCCGGTGCTGCCATACGTTGCTACGGTTTGTTTTCGAGAAGCTTCAGATGAACCGGGTAGAGCTGCGCGTGGGCGTTGGCAACATGCGCAGCAGCCGAATCCCAGAAAAATTAGGCTTTACGTTTGAAGGAATACAGCGCCAGGGCGAACTGCTCAACGGCTCCTTCCATGATCTGCAGGTATACAGTCTGCTTCGCAGTGAGTTTAAACGCTGA